Proteins encoded within one genomic window of Bradyrhizobium sp. AZCC 1719:
- a CDS encoding NAD-dependent epimerase/dehydratase family protein — MTHILVTGGSGFIGKHLVSALIARGRQVRVLDLQPPPRALPQVQYVRGSVLDRDLVDRAMDGVDEVYHLAGLPGMWLPRKADFHTVNFGGTEIVIETARKRGINRFLHCSTESILFRASPSAVPVADDALLPDDMPGPYTRSKMLADRFAMQAAASGYPVVIGCPTMPVGPYDHNVTPPTAMLRYFLNRRLQLHLDFVVNLVDVRDAAEGLIFAMERGHAGHRYVLGGESMPLRRILELIADISGRRIRCIQVNGKVAEMVTATLEFIADHVTRRPPSGTAEGVRIALRAGALSIEKAQRELGYAPGPVEPVLRETIAHLLGAGHNQPEWDSVPSTRFTSSACSAVDPIA; from the coding sequence ATGACGCACATACTGGTTACGGGCGGCAGCGGATTCATCGGAAAACACCTCGTCTCTGCGCTGATCGCGCGAGGTCGGCAGGTGAGGGTGCTCGATCTTCAGCCACCCCCTCGCGCGTTGCCTCAGGTTCAGTACGTCAGGGGATCGGTGCTTGATCGGGACCTGGTTGACCGCGCGATGGACGGGGTCGACGAGGTCTACCACTTGGCCGGCTTGCCGGGGATGTGGCTGCCGCGGAAGGCCGATTTTCACACCGTCAACTTCGGCGGCACCGAGATCGTCATTGAGACGGCGCGCAAGCGCGGCATAAACCGCTTCCTGCACTGCTCGACGGAATCCATTCTGTTCCGTGCCTCGCCATCGGCGGTTCCTGTCGCTGACGATGCGCTCCTGCCGGACGACATGCCGGGTCCATACACGCGCTCGAAAATGCTCGCCGACCGGTTCGCTATGCAGGCGGCCGCATCCGGATACCCGGTGGTTATCGGCTGTCCCACCATGCCCGTCGGGCCTTATGACCATAACGTTACCCCGCCGACGGCGATGCTGCGGTATTTTCTCAACCGACGTCTCCAATTGCATCTTGATTTTGTCGTGAACCTCGTCGATGTGCGCGACGCCGCCGAAGGGCTGATCTTTGCCATGGAGCGCGGACACGCTGGACATCGCTACGTTCTCGGTGGCGAAAGCATGCCGCTAAGACGGATTCTCGAACTCATAGCTGATATCAGCGGCCGTCGCATCCGCTGCATTCAAGTGAACGGCAAGGTCGCCGAAATGGTTACTGCAACGCTGGAGTTCATCGCCGATCACGTGACGCGCCGGCCTCCGTCCGGTACGGCCGAGGGCGTTCGTATCGCATTGCGGGCGGGGGCATTGTCGATCGAAAAAGCGCAACGAGAGCTGGGTTATGCGCCGGGTCCCGTCGAGCCCGTATTGCGTGAAACCATTGCGCATCTGCTTGGTGCCGGCCACAACCAACCTGAATGGGACTCAGTGCCGAGCACTCGTTTCACGTCGAGCGCCTGTTCGGCGGTAGATCCAATCGCTTAA
- a CDS encoding Mpo1 family 2-hydroxy fatty acid dioxygenase translates to MNSYFRRQLADYVEYHRDPWNCAMHVFGIVFLFLAAILPLSLWSITVFGFETSAATIAVIPVIVYWFLLDFALGAGILGAAVVLLSAAAVIVSHATIAGMWSLTAILIVVGIASQIIGHRVFERRQPALVDNPTHLLLGPMFVMAKLFIALGFRRDLATIIQVHPQGAAS, encoded by the coding sequence ATGAATTCGTATTTTCGGCGGCAGCTCGCTGACTACGTCGAGTATCATCGTGACCCCTGGAACTGCGCAATGCATGTGTTCGGCATCGTGTTCTTGTTCCTGGCCGCTATCCTTCCGCTCAGTCTGTGGTCCATCACCGTGTTCGGGTTCGAAACCAGCGCGGCGACCATCGCTGTCATACCGGTGATCGTCTATTGGTTCCTGCTCGATTTCGCGCTTGGCGCCGGAATCCTTGGAGCCGCGGTTGTGTTGCTTTCGGCTGCTGCCGTGATCGTTAGTCATGCGACGATTGCCGGCATGTGGTCACTTACGGCCATCTTGATTGTCGTCGGCATCGCCTCGCAGATTATTGGGCACCGCGTGTTCGAGCGGCGGCAGCCGGCGCTGGTCGACAATCCGACTCACCTGTTGCTGGGCCCAATGTTTGTCATGGCAAAGCTGTTTATCGCGCTGGGCTTTCGGCGCGATCTCGCCACCATCATCCAGGTGCATCCGCAAGGCGCTGCATCTTGA
- a CDS encoding LysM domain-containing protein — MRSPTLVAAVVIRAVLSVCILSAVCNLAVADPVARTTNAIATVAPDTPPAATQPQARVYLFRGALGPIFSRGMDRLTNRLQEAGIRADVYEFTICRLIADQAIRDFRNDPAPIVLIGHSMGGLCALTFAGMLKSENIQVSLVVTIDPAQATPKVPLNVERYINIFLSDSILGGGDVVAEQGYQGHYASFDLKEHGEVTHINIDKMDSIHEQVVTAIAQLATTPAKGEAVPLRYVVPPDAPLELWDSGTQQLARPGDTLQKLAALNHVPLWSLTQANQHSDSAPLSVGQRVLVPRRLAPPVAPSAASRRKR; from the coding sequence ATGAGAAGTCCGACGCTGGTTGCAGCCGTGGTGATCCGTGCAGTCCTTTCCGTCTGCATCTTGTCGGCCGTTTGCAATCTGGCGGTCGCCGATCCGGTCGCACGCACGACCAATGCTATCGCAACCGTCGCTCCCGACACGCCGCCAGCCGCGACCCAGCCGCAGGCGCGCGTCTACCTGTTCCGCGGCGCGCTCGGCCCGATCTTTTCGCGCGGGATGGACCGCCTGACCAATCGTCTCCAGGAAGCCGGTATCCGGGCCGACGTCTACGAATTCACGATTTGCCGGCTGATTGCGGATCAGGCGATCCGCGATTTCCGGAACGATCCTGCTCCGATCGTCCTGATCGGTCATTCGATGGGCGGACTGTGCGCCTTGACGTTTGCCGGCATGCTGAAGTCCGAAAACATACAGGTAAGCCTTGTGGTCACGATTGATCCGGCTCAGGCAACCCCGAAGGTGCCGCTGAACGTCGAGCGTTACATCAACATTTTCCTGTCCGACAGCATATTGGGCGGCGGCGATGTGGTGGCGGAGCAGGGTTACCAGGGTCACTACGCGAGCTTCGATTTGAAGGAGCACGGGGAAGTCACCCACATCAACATCGACAAGATGGATTCCATCCACGAGCAAGTGGTGACTGCAATTGCGCAACTTGCGACGACGCCGGCCAAAGGAGAGGCGGTGCCGCTGCGCTACGTCGTTCCTCCTGATGCCCCGCTGGAGCTGTGGGACAGCGGCACGCAGCAACTCGCCCGTCCGGGCGATACCTTGCAGAAGCTAGCGGCACTGAACCATGTACCGCTGTGGTCACTTACCCAGGCCAATCAGCATTCCGACAGTGCACCGCTGTCAGTTGGCCAACGCGTCCTGGTTCCGCGACGTCTTGCTCCACCTGTCGCGCCATCAGCGGCGTCGCGACGGAAACGGTAG
- a CDS encoding AraC family transcriptional regulator, whose amino-acid sequence MGADALSDVLRAVRLCSAMFFHLDVRAPWVAAAPASSACASAVLPGAQHVIEYHVIVDGCCWGGLIDEPSVRLDAGDIIAFPQGSAHVLSSAPGMQAVPDLSYYHRPTADQLPHKVRLGDNGPTDARILCGFLGCDARPFNPLLESLPAVLHLRGSSYRENSGLGYLINAARVESEGRRTGGEGVLARLGELLFVEAIRCHIEALGPEQTGWFAGLADRHVGQALNLLHGEPAADWTLDELAKAVGLSRSTFAQRFTHLIGQPPMQYLTRWRMQLAAGLLASGSDPIARVAEAVGYDSEAAFNRAFRRTVGTPPAAWRQTQMSPE is encoded by the coding sequence ATGGGGGCGGATGCCCTGTCCGATGTGTTGCGCGCCGTACGACTTTGCAGTGCGATGTTCTTTCATCTTGACGTCCGCGCACCCTGGGTGGCCGCGGCGCCGGCATCGTCCGCCTGCGCTTCAGCCGTGTTGCCGGGGGCGCAGCATGTCATCGAGTATCACGTCATTGTCGATGGTTGCTGCTGGGGCGGGCTGATCGATGAGCCATCCGTACGGCTCGACGCGGGCGATATCATCGCATTTCCGCAAGGTTCAGCGCATGTGCTTTCCAGTGCGCCGGGCATGCAGGCGGTCCCTGACCTGAGCTACTATCATCGGCCGACCGCCGACCAGCTTCCCCACAAGGTCCGCCTCGGCGACAACGGACCCACCGACGCGCGCATCCTGTGCGGATTCCTCGGCTGCGACGCGCGTCCTTTCAATCCACTCTTGGAGTCGCTGCCTGCCGTCCTTCATCTGCGCGGAAGTTCATATCGGGAGAATTCGGGACTTGGTTACCTGATCAATGCCGCACGGGTTGAATCGGAGGGGCGGCGGACCGGCGGGGAGGGCGTGCTGGCCCGGCTGGGCGAACTGCTCTTTGTCGAGGCGATCAGATGCCATATCGAAGCGCTTGGCCCCGAACAGACCGGCTGGTTTGCCGGCTTGGCCGATCGGCACGTCGGTCAAGCGCTGAATCTCTTGCATGGCGAGCCAGCGGCGGATTGGACATTGGATGAGCTCGCGAAGGCCGTAGGGCTGTCGCGATCGACGTTCGCGCAGCGGTTCACCCACCTGATCGGGCAACCGCCGATGCAGTATCTGACGCGCTGGCGCATGCAACTCGCTGCCGGTCTGCTGGCATCTGGAAGCGATCCGATCGCCCGCGTAGCGGAGGCGGTTGGCTACGATTCCGAAGCCGCCTTCAATCGTGCGTTTCGCAGAACGGTAGGGACGCCACCGGCCGCCTGGCGGCAGACGCAGATGTCGCCGGAGTAG
- a CDS encoding methyltransferase family protein codes for MLNDPGQWLAFALSGWTTTWPTQLLAIIWILWVTSWVLASFWSGQTKKHVMTWDSLKYRFPILVGAILFLPLTGKVLGEKPLWQFGSLGIYVLACLVLAGISFTWWGRIHLGRFWSNAITHKEGHQVIDTGPYGMVRHPIYTGLIAGMLVTGIAVGTVTAMLGAALISLGMGLKARMEEGFLTAELGADAYGSYCRRVPMLIPFLPRT; via the coding sequence ATGCTGAACGATCCTGGTCAATGGTTGGCTTTCGCCTTGAGTGGCTGGACCACTACCTGGCCGACACAGTTGCTCGCCATCATCTGGATTTTGTGGGTCACGAGCTGGGTTTTGGCGTCGTTCTGGTCCGGTCAAACGAAGAAACACGTGATGACCTGGGACTCGCTCAAATACCGCTTTCCCATTCTCGTAGGGGCCATTCTTTTCCTGCCATTGACCGGCAAGGTCCTGGGCGAAAAGCCGCTCTGGCAGTTCGGCAGCCTTGGCATCTACGTGCTGGCGTGCCTTGTCCTTGCGGGGATCTCATTCACATGGTGGGGGAGAATTCATCTCGGACGATTCTGGTCGAACGCGATCACGCACAAGGAAGGCCATCAGGTCATCGACACCGGCCCCTACGGGATGGTGCGCCACCCGATCTATACGGGGCTTATCGCCGGGATGCTGGTGACGGGCATAGCGGTCGGAACAGTGACCGCGATGCTGGGTGCGGCGCTGATCTCGCTCGGGATGGGGTTGAAGGCCCGCATGGAGGAGGGCTTCCTCACGGCGGAACTCGGTGCGGATGCCTATGGATCGTATTGCCGTCGCGTTCCGATGCTGATTCCGTTCCTGCCGCGCACCTGA